One window of Buchnera aphidicola (Periphyllus acericola) genomic DNA carries:
- a CDS encoding TerC family protein, giving the protein MGFILNPSAWTGLVVLIIIEIVLGIDNLIFLTILVKKLSPKQRKKARIIGLILSFFIRIFFLSIISWSTSLTYPFYSNQYVTLSIREIIFLIGGIFLSFVAILELNDKLCNKISKKKKNKCYSNFWIIIFQIITLDAIFSLDSIITAVGIVNNILIMTLAVLIAMCFMLFILKSLKKFINKYQAIVILCLGFLLMIGLSLILEVLGLYIPKTYLYSAIGFSIFVELFNQISKYNFLLYQYGRPIRTRVLETFLKIIKKEKQKNKHIKNTIQDKKYTSKEYSNLKKEEKYMIYSLLNLAIRPIKSIMTPRAEISWINIKKSSNEIKKKLIDTPHSLFPICQGELDKVIGVVRAKELLSIIEKKKDILKFVLQNKPIIVFETLSPISLLKILKKSKGNIVIVINKFHIVQGLITPLDFLKAIAGDFPDADETPDIIKEKNGWLVKGNTNLHSIQQFLNIKNLIKKKTIHASIAGLLIEKKGEIPSQGDVINISSFSFKIIKVNNYAIDLIRITKNKK; this is encoded by the coding sequence ATGGGATTTATTTTAAACCCGTCGGCATGGACTGGTTTAGTAGTATTAATAATTATTGAAATAGTATTAGGTATTGATAATTTAATTTTTTTAACTATTTTAGTAAAGAAATTATCTCCTAAACAAAGAAAAAAAGCTAGAATAATTGGATTAATTTTATCTTTTTTTATTAGAATTTTTTTTCTTTCAATTATTTCATGGTCTACTTCACTTACATATCCTTTTTATTCAAATCAATATGTTACTCTTTCAATTAGAGAAATTATTTTTCTAATTGGTGGAATTTTTTTATCTTTTGTTGCTATTTTAGAATTAAATGATAAATTATGTAATAAAATTTCAAAAAAAAAAAAAAATAAATGTTATTCAAATTTTTGGATAATAATTTTTCAAATAATTACTTTAGATGCAATTTTTTCATTAGATTCAATTATTACTGCTGTTGGTATAGTAAATAACATACTTATTATGACTTTAGCAGTTTTAATAGCTATGTGTTTTATGTTATTTATATTAAAATCATTAAAAAAATTTATAAATAAATATCAAGCAATAGTGATTTTATGTTTAGGTTTTTTATTAATGATTGGGTTAAGTTTAATATTAGAAGTTTTAGGTTTATATATTCCAAAAACATATTTATATTCTGCTATTGGATTTTCAATATTTGTTGAACTCTTTAACCAAATATCAAAATATAATTTTTTACTATATCAATATGGAAGACCAATTCGAACAAGAGTATTAGAAACTTTTTTAAAAATTATTAAAAAAGAAAAACAAAAAAATAAACATATTAAAAATACTATTCAAGATAAAAAATATACTTCAAAAGAATATAGTAATTTAAAAAAAGAAGAAAAATATATGATTTATAGTCTTTTAAATTTAGCTATTAGACCTATAAAAAGTATAATGACTCCAAGAGCTGAAATTTCATGGATCAATATTAAAAAATCATCTAATGAAATTAAAAAGAAATTAATAGATACTCCTCATAGTTTATTTCCTATATGTCAAGGAGAATTAGATAAAGTTATAGGAGTAGTAAGAGCAAAAGAACTATTATCAATAATAGAAAAAAAAAAAGATATATTAAAATTTGTTTTACAAAATAAACCAATTATTGTTTTTGAAACATTAAGTCCTATAAGTTTGTTAAAAATATTAAAAAAATCTAAAGGAAACATCGTAATTGTTATAAATAAATTTCATATAGTTCAAGGTTTAATTACTCCTTTAGATTTTTTAAAAGCAATTGCAGGAGATTTTCCAGACGCAGATGAAACACCAGATATTATAAAAGAAAAAAATGGATGGTTAGTTAAAGGAAATACTAATTTACATTCCATTCAACAATTTTTAAATATAAAAAATTTAATAAAAAAAAAAACAATACATGCATCTATAGCTGGTTTATTAATTGAAAAAAAAGGAGAAATTCCTTCTCAAGGAGATGTTATTAATATTTCTTCTTTTAGTTTTAAAATTATAAAAGTAAATAATTATGCAATAGATTTAATTAGAATTACAAAAAATAAGAAATAA
- the tsaB gene encoding tRNA (adenosine(37)-N6)-threonylcarbamoyltransferase complex dimerization subunit type 1 TsaB: protein MKILTFYNFNNICSVSLKNNEKISYEINCVNKNSNFSVLFTINKILFKNSLKLKDVDVISFSNGPGSFTGIRTSIILAKGLSIGSNVPLMSISMLEIYAYKAKKITCYKNFLVILKANKKNLYFGKYILSKNNLLFKKKEIFLSNKNAYKKIKMLKKNWIIIKNFNSILFNKIKKKKILNINNINALDIIFLTLKKIKFKKKINNNIIFPNYLNNTMILKKKKINNLK, encoded by the coding sequence ATGAAAATACTTACTTTCTATAATTTTAATAATATATGTTCAGTATCTTTAAAAAATAATGAAAAAATATCTTATGAAATTAATTGTGTTAATAAAAATTCAAATTTTTCTGTTTTATTTACAATAAATAAAATTTTATTTAAAAACTCTCTTAAATTAAAAGATGTGGATGTTATTTCATTTTCTAATGGTCCTGGATCATTTACTGGAATAAGAACGTCTATAATCCTTGCAAAAGGTTTATCTATTGGATCAAATGTACCATTAATGAGTATTTCCATGTTAGAAATATATGCATATAAAGCAAAAAAAATTACATGTTATAAAAATTTTTTAGTAATTTTAAAAGCTAATAAAAAAAATTTATATTTTGGTAAATATATTTTATCAAAAAATAATTTATTATTTAAAAAAAAAGAAATATTTTTATCAAATAAAAACGCTTATAAAAAAATAAAAATGTTAAAAAAAAATTGGATAATTATAAAAAATTTTAATTCTATATTATTTAATAAAATAAAAAAAAAAAAAATATTAAATATTAATAATATAAATGCATTAGATATTATTTTTTTAACTTTAAAAAAAATTAAATTTAAAAAAAAAATAAATAATAATATAATTTTTCCAAATTATTTAAATAATACTATGATTTTAAAAAAAAAAAAAATAAATAATTTAAAATAA
- the minE gene encoding cell division topological specificity factor MinE translates to MSLLNFFLSRHQNTAFIAKKRLQIIVAEQRQNNIQPNYIPELKKEILKVICKYINIDKNSITVQLGHKDNNISILELNVKLPD, encoded by the coding sequence ATGTCTTTATTAAATTTTTTTTTATCTCGTCATCAAAATACTGCTTTTATAGCTAAGAAAAGACTTCAAATTATTGTTGCTGAACAAAGACAAAATAATATTCAACCTAATTATATTCCAGAATTAAAAAAAGAAATACTAAAAGTAATTTGTAAATATATTAATATTGATAAAAATTCAATTACAGTACAATTAGGACATAAAGATAATAATATATCAATACTAGAGTTAAATGTAAAACTACCAGATTAA
- the minD gene encoding septum site-determining protein MinD, producing the protein MTRIIVITSGKGGVGKTTSSASIATGLAQSGKKTVVIDFDVGLRNLDLIMGCERRVVYDFINIIQGEATVNQTLIKDKYTKNLFILPASQTKDKKSLTCDGVKIIFKKLKKMNFDFIICDSPAGIERGAVLALYFADEAIITTNPEISSVRDADRILGIISSKSERSKKNKKPVKEHLLLTRYSPEKVYSGDMLSVKDILEILRIKLIGVIPEDEYVLKSSNKGIPVILNSNSHAGISYKDVVSRLLGKIVPFKYIKKRKNFFQRWFGR; encoded by the coding sequence ATGACACGTATAATTGTAATTACATCTGGAAAAGGAGGAGTAGGAAAAACAACATCTAGTGCATCTATTGCTACTGGTTTAGCTCAATCTGGAAAAAAAACAGTTGTGATTGATTTTGATGTTGGTTTAAGAAATTTAGATTTAATTATGGGTTGTGAAAGAAGAGTTGTCTATGATTTTATAAATATCATTCAAGGAGAAGCAACTGTTAACCAAACTTTAATTAAAGATAAATATACAAAAAATTTATTTATTCTTCCAGCTTCTCAGACAAAAGATAAAAAATCATTAACTTGTGATGGTGTGAAAATAATTTTTAAAAAATTAAAAAAAATGAATTTTGATTTCATTATTTGTGATTCACCTGCTGGAATAGAAAGAGGAGCTGTTTTAGCTTTATATTTTGCAGATGAAGCGATAATTACTACAAATCCTGAAATTTCATCAGTAAGAGATGCAGACAGAATTTTAGGAATTATTTCATCAAAATCCGAACGTTCAAAAAAAAATAAAAAACCTGTAAAAGAACATTTATTATTAACAAGATATTCTCCAGAAAAAGTTTATTCAGGAGATATGTTAAGCGTAAAAGATATTTTAGAAATTTTAAGAATTAAATTAATAGGAGTTATACCAGAAGATGAATATGTTTTAAAATCTTCCAATAAAGGAATTCCTGTAATTTTAAATTCTAACTCTCATGCTGGTATATCTTATAAAGATGTTGTTAGTAGATTATTAGGTAAAATTGTTCCATTTAAATATATAAAAAAAAGAAAAAATTTTTTTCAACGTTGGTTTGGGAGGTAA
- the minC gene encoding septum site-determining protein MinC, whose amino-acid sequence MPIQFKGSVFTTLVLYIKSNKLELIYHALKKKIKESKDFFKNAPIIINLSLCPKNINWNKIYKIILKKKFIIIGISDCFDLKLKKKIIKSGFPIFLKNKSLIQKKINVVKKFYKSIFYKNTIRSGQTIYAKKSDLIITNNVNVGAEIISDGNIHVYGKLQGRALAGANGDGTRKIFSKYLSSELLSIAGEYCLIDSIPKKILNKSAQIYLKNGIIQIKKI is encoded by the coding sequence ATGCCTATTCAATTTAAGGGAAGTGTTTTTACAACTCTAGTACTTTACATAAAAAGTAATAAATTAGAATTAATTTATCATGCATTAAAAAAAAAAATAAAAGAATCAAAAGATTTTTTTAAAAATGCTCCAATTATAATAAATTTATCTTTATGTCCAAAAAATATTAATTGGAATAAAATTTATAAAATAATTTTAAAGAAAAAATTTATTATTATAGGAATAAGTGATTGTTTTGATTTAAAATTGAAAAAAAAAATTATTAAATCAGGATTTCCTATTTTCCTAAAAAATAAAAGTTTAATTCAAAAAAAAATAAACGTAGTAAAAAAATTTTATAAGAGTATCTTTTATAAAAATACAATACGTTCTGGGCAAACTATTTATGCTAAAAAATCTGATTTAATTATTACAAATAATGTAAATGTAGGTGCAGAAATTATATCGGATGGAAATATTCATGTGTATGGAAAATTACAGGGAAGAGCTTTAGCTGGAGCAAATGGTGATGGTACTAGAAAAATTTTTAGTAAATATTTATCTTCTGAATTATTATCTATTGCTGGAGAATATTGTTTAATAGATTCTATTCCTAAAAAAATTTTAAATAAATCCGCTCAAATATATTTAAAAAATGGAATAATTCAAATAAAAAAAATATAA
- a CDS encoding methyltransferase: MNLSSTSKLIFRLKNIFIKKKVLFSGYIKDSLPEILITKKTSIHLQKYNFLKYFKENIKKNLFINFLINKKNIKKYNTVIYYFSKNKKESYFHIKNILSVINIKSTIFIVGENKSGINSFVKFYKKKINFSKLSYGKKCTIYSYIVTNRISFKLKNFFKTNYWKNIKIKFLPGVFGYKRIDEGSKLLVSTFLSNKIFNKKVLDIGAGSGFLSIIFLKFNNTNKITMSDICLKSIKCCKKNFYLNKLTGIFIESDLYSNINKRFDLIISNPPLHENLKKSLFFLKKIIKKSFFYLKKNGELRIVVNKCYSCIKYFKKTFKKYKILKENKNFRIYQGFKN; encoded by the coding sequence TTGAATTTAAGTTCTACTAGTAAATTAATATTTCGTTTAAAAAATATTTTTATTAAAAAAAAAGTTTTATTTTCGGGATATATAAAAGACTCACTACCAGAAATTTTAATAACAAAAAAAACAAGTATTCACCTTCAAAAATATAATTTTTTAAAATATTTTAAAGAAAATATAAAAAAAAATTTATTTATAAATTTTTTAATTAATAAAAAAAATATTAAAAAATATAATACAGTTATTTATTATTTTTCTAAAAATAAAAAAGAATCATATTTTCATATAAAAAATATATTATCTGTAATAAATATTAAATCAACTATTTTTATAGTAGGAGAAAATAAAAGCGGAATTAATAGCTTTGTTAAATTTTATAAAAAAAAAATTAATTTTAGTAAATTAAGTTACGGAAAAAAATGTACAATTTATTCTTATATTGTTACTAATAGAATTTCTTTTAAATTAAAAAATTTTTTTAAAACAAATTATTGGAAAAATATTAAAATTAAATTTTTACCAGGAGTATTTGGATATAAAAGGATAGATGAAGGTAGTAAATTATTAGTTTCAACATTTTTATCAAATAAAATATTTAATAAAAAAGTATTAGATATTGGAGCAGGATCTGGATTTTTATCAATAATTTTTCTAAAATTTAATAATACAAATAAAATAACTATGTCTGATATTTGTTTAAAATCTATTAAATGTTGTAAAAAAAATTTTTATTTAAATAAATTAACAGGAATTTTTATAGAAAGTGATTTATATTCAAATATTAATAAAAGATTTGATTTAATTATTTCTAATCCTCCTCTTCATGAAAATTTAAAAAAATCTCTTTTTTTTTTAAAAAAAATTATTAAAAAATCTTTTTTTTATTTAAAAAAAAATGGTGAATTAAGAATTGTTGTAAATAAATGTTACTCATGTATTAAATATTTTAAAAAAACTTTTAAAAAATATAAAATATTAAAAGAAAATAAAAATTTTAGAATATACCAAGGATTTAAAAATTAA
- a CDS encoding OmpA family protein yields MKNKAIFLSVLLGSSISTVQAHTKLHINSFYFGSKTSIVQPNHPKWIDLINLSDIYKNSWKKSLFGFCIGYQSNPYVSFELSYNNPINYFNNTSNFVNPSKENDNNVSHDSYLKNLKTPQSITHIQNTPIEKKKSTSPGIYPVEEEKVLRHLPPIDKKTAEKTVFKRSYNYAQEQKKVYNIYPKPNIEITTKLSLPIITNRINLYSRLGVSVNIYKNFYNDLKQNSRNFLINNAYPVVSAGIQLNLSKNLYSRIEFERKVHLFSNKHAKYHDYNSINFNFLWSFKRILPEFSLNSFPFNMLNGNILRLHQVISCSSVSFDLNNSEKNSLDKLIHSIKLNSLKNVKVFIKGNFENQKNKNEKDSFSLIRANVVSKYLQKFGIHSKQIIIKNYKNFKSLLKNFNETNKNNENFLKSNLSKDKKIDIFVEGIK; encoded by the coding sequence ATGAAAAATAAAGCTATATTTCTTTCTGTTTTGTTAGGAAGTAGTATCTCTACAGTACAAGCTCATACTAAACTTCATATAAATTCTTTTTATTTTGGATCAAAAACATCAATTGTACAACCTAATCATCCAAAATGGATTGATTTAATAAATTTAAGTGATATTTATAAAAATTCTTGGAAAAAATCACTTTTTGGTTTTTGTATTGGATATCAAAGTAATCCATATGTTTCATTTGAATTATCTTATAATAATCCTATAAATTATTTTAATAATACATCAAATTTTGTAAATCCTTCCAAAGAAAATGATAACAATGTTTCACATGATTCTTATTTAAAAAATTTAAAAACTCCTCAATCTATTACACATATACAAAATACACCAATAGAAAAAAAGAAAAGCACATCTCCTGGTATATATCCAGTTGAAGAAGAAAAAGTATTAAGACATCTACCTCCTATTGATAAAAAAACAGCTGAAAAAACTGTATTTAAAAGAAGTTATAATTATGCTCAAGAACAAAAAAAAGTATACAATATATATCCTAAACCTAATATAGAAATTACTACAAAACTTTCTTTACCTATTATTACTAATAGAATAAATTTATATAGTCGTTTGGGAGTATCTGTTAATATTTATAAAAATTTTTATAATGATTTAAAACAAAATTCAAGAAATTTTTTAATAAATAATGCATATCCTGTAGTTAGTGCAGGTATTCAACTTAATTTAAGTAAAAATTTATATTCAAGAATTGAATTTGAAAGAAAAGTACATTTATTTTCTAATAAACATGCAAAATATCATGATTATAATTCTATAAATTTTAATTTTCTATGGAGTTTTAAAAGAATTTTACCAGAATTTTCATTAAATTCATTTCCTTTTAATATGTTGAATGGTAATATTTTAAGACTTCATCAAGTAATAAGTTGTTCATCTGTAAGTTTTGATTTAAATAATTCAGAAAAAAATTCTTTAGATAAATTAATACATTCAATTAAATTAAATTCTTTAAAGAATGTTAAAGTTTTTATAAAAGGAAATTTTGAAAATCAAAAAAATAAAAATGAAAAAGATTCTTTTTCATTAATTAGAGCAAACGTTGTTTCAAAATATTTACAAAAATTTGGAATTCATTCTAAACAAATAATCATTAAAAATTATAAAAATTTTAAATCTTTATTAAAAAATTTTAACGAAACAAATAAAAATAATGAAAATTTTTTAAAATCAAATTTATCTAAAGATAAAAAAATAGATATCTTTGTTGAAGGAATAAAATAA
- a CDS encoding flagellar basal body L-ring protein FlgH: MLNFFLFNIRNFIFINIIFFCNQSFFISEKFIQNNKDCQQIQKKNYNIFSSLKSNNKKFLKNFKFIKIGDLITVLFNEKIQFIDINKCYKINKKKKKNKNFFVSNFLQWLNNNKCSKKYIKKKILKNKKFFNKFYFNNVITVIVKHIYRNGLLKIFGKKKILINNKIHFIEISGIINPKNINKHNMINSSQITNINIKYIHNKNNHIKKKFFNNFYFS, encoded by the coding sequence ATGTTAAATTTTTTTTTATTTAATATAAGAAATTTTATTTTTATAAATATCATTTTTTTTTGTAATCAAAGTTTTTTTATATCTGAAAAATTCATACAAAATAATAAAGATTGTCAACAAATTCAAAAAAAAAATTATAATATATTTTCATCTTTAAAATCAAATAATAAAAAATTTTTAAAAAATTTTAAATTTATTAAAATAGGAGATTTAATTACTGTTTTATTCAATGAAAAAATACAATTTATAGATATAAATAAATGTTATAAAATTAATAAAAAAAAAAAAAAAAATAAAAATTTTTTTGTTTCTAATTTTTTGCAATGGTTAAATAATAATAAATGTTCAAAAAAATATATTAAAAAAAAAATTTTAAAAAACAAAAAATTTTTTAATAAATTTTATTTTAATAATGTTATTACAGTTATTGTTAAACATATTTATAGAAATGGATTATTAAAAATTTTTGGTAAAAAAAAAATTTTAATAAATAATAAAATTCATTTTATTGAAATTTCAGGCATAATAAATCCAAAAAATATTAATAAACATAATATGATAAATTCTTCTCAAATAACAAATATAAATATTAAATATATCCATAATAAAAACAATCATATAAAAAAAAAATTTTTTAATAATTTTTACTTTTCATAA
- a CDS encoding ribonuclease E/G codes for MKKMFINVSKEKNIEIAITDNKNLYHFFIEKLYKNKINNIYFGKVKNIELSLDAIFIDYGYKKSGFLPFKNIYKKKIKKKFLVQIVKEEIKKKRVLLTTFICFYGLYIILILNKPNIQKISKKIMGIHRYRLKKIISLLKIPKKMGIILRTTSKIKDIKELQLDCNIQVKIYKNLKLKKNKKIDYIQKNNIIFTIIRNIIIFNLNKIIINNIKLFNKIKNFLLFFKEKKFLNKIKYFKNKTKIFDFYKINFKISKIFKKKVNLISGSSLIFDFTDALTIIDVNSSNSMKGKNFEETAFNTNLESLFEIIRQIRIRDLGGIIIIDFINMSNKKNQKKIEFFLKKISRREFSKITIGKISKFGLLELSRQKLYTNVEILKIKKCNKCFGTGKIFD; via the coding sequence ATGAAAAAAATGTTCATTAATGTTTCTAAAGAAAAAAATATAGAAATTGCTATTACAGATAATAAAAATTTATATCATTTTTTTATAGAAAAATTATATAAAAATAAAATAAATAATATTTATTTCGGAAAAGTTAAAAATATAGAATTAAGTTTAGATGCAATTTTTATAGATTATGGATATAAAAAATCTGGATTTTTACCATTTAAAAATATTTATAAAAAAAAAATAAAAAAAAAATTTTTAGTACAAATAGTTAAGGAAGAAATTAAAAAAAAAAGAGTTTTATTAACTACTTTTATTTGTTTTTATGGATTATATATTATTCTTATTCTTAATAAACCAAATATTCAAAAAATTTCTAAAAAAATTATGGGAATCCATAGATATCGTTTAAAAAAAATAATTTCATTATTAAAAATTCCAAAAAAAATGGGAATTATTTTAAGAACTACATCAAAAATAAAAGATATTAAAGAACTTCAATTAGATTGTAATATTCAAGTAAAAATTTATAAAAATTTAAAGTTAAAAAAAAATAAAAAAATTGATTATATTCAAAAAAATAATATTATTTTTACTATTATAAGAAATATTATAATTTTTAATTTAAATAAAATTATTATTAATAATATAAAATTGTTTAATAAAATTAAAAATTTTTTATTATTTTTTAAAGAAAAAAAATTTTTAAATAAAATAAAATATTTTAAAAATAAAACAAAAATATTTGATTTTTATAAAATTAATTTTAAAATTTCTAAAATTTTTAAAAAAAAAGTTAATCTTATATCTGGAAGTTCTTTAATATTTGATTTTACAGATGCATTAACAATTATTGATGTAAATTCTTCTAATTCTATGAAAGGAAAAAACTTTGAAGAAACAGCTTTTAATACAAATTTAGAATCTTTATTTGAAATAATTAGACAAATAAGAATAAGAGATTTAGGAGGAATTATTATTATAGATTTTATTAATATGTCTAACAAAAAAAATCAAAAAAAAATAGAATTTTTTTTGAAAAAAATTTCTAGAAGAGAATTTTCTAAAATTACCATTGGAAAAATTTCTAAATTTGGTTTATTAGAATTATCTAGACAAAAATTATATACTAATGTAGAAATTTTAAAAATAAAAAAATGTAATAAATGTTTTGGAACAGGAAAAATATTTGATTAA
- a CDS encoding RluA family pseudouridine synthase, whose amino-acid sequence MSLKKTKVFFEIVNKLSEKQRIDNFLIKKFKKIPKSKLYNIIRKGRVRINKKRVLAKYKLKIGDLIRIPPLKIYKFNKKKIKINQINKKILNNILYEDKILLIINKPSGISVHAGSGINFGIIENLRILRPYDKYLELIHRLDRFTSGILMIAKRRSILRYFHEQLRIKNIKKKYIALVHGNFNFKNKIVNQPLLKKNILKKKKMVNVDKNGKNSKTIFYVKKKNLLYSLLSIIPISGRTHQIRVHSSFLNHPILFDNRYGNKKLDKNIKIKKIKKKLLLHANKISFIHPKFKKNITIKAPLEKNFKKVIKFLF is encoded by the coding sequence ATGAGCTTAAAAAAAACAAAAGTATTTTTTGAAATAGTAAACAAATTATCAGAAAAACAAAGAATAGATAATTTTTTAATAAAAAAATTTAAAAAAATTCCTAAAAGTAAATTATATAACATAATTAGAAAAGGAAGAGTAAGAATTAATAAAAAAAGAGTTTTAGCAAAATATAAATTAAAAATAGGAGATTTAATTAGAATACCTCCATTAAAAATTTATAAATTTAATAAAAAAAAAATTAAGATTAATCAAATAAATAAAAAAATACTTAATAATATTTTATATGAAGATAAAATACTTCTTATTATAAATAAACCATCTGGAATATCTGTACATGCAGGAAGTGGAATAAATTTTGGAATTATAGAAAATCTTAGAATTTTAAGACCTTATGACAAATATCTAGAACTTATACATCGTTTAGATCGATTTACATCTGGAATATTAATGATTGCTAAAAGAAGATCTATATTACGTTATTTTCATGAACAATTAAGAATAAAAAATATAAAAAAAAAATATATTGCTTTAGTACACGGAAATTTTAATTTTAAAAATAAAATTGTTAATCAACCTTTATTAAAAAAAAATATATTAAAAAAAAAGAAAATGGTAAACGTAGATAAAAATGGAAAAAATTCAAAAACTATTTTTTATGTTAAAAAAAAAAATTTATTATATAGTTTACTTTCAATTATTCCTATTTCTGGTAGAACCCATCAAATAAGAGTACATTCTTCATTTTTAAATCATCCAATATTATTTGATAATAGATATGGAAACAAAAAATTAGACAAAAATATTAAGATAAAAAAAATAAAAAAAAAATTGTTATTGCATGCAAATAAAATTTCTTTTATACATCCTAAATTTAAAAAAAATATTACTATTAAAGCACCTTTAGAAAAAAATTTTAAAAAAGTTATAAAATTTTTATTTTAA
- the rpmF gene encoding 50S ribosomal protein L32: MAVQKSKPTRSKRGMRRIHDSLNKNLQLLSIDKNTKEIHIRHNLTKKGFYKGKKII; the protein is encoded by the coding sequence ATGGCTGTTCAAAAAAGTAAACCAACAAGATCAAAAAGAGGAATGCGTAGAATACACGATTCATTAAATAAAAATCTACAATTATTATCTATTGATAAAAATACAAAAGAAATTCATATTAGACATAATTTAACAAAAAAAGGTTTTTATAAAGGAAAAAAAATTATTTAA
- a CDS encoding acyltransferase domain-containing protein has protein sequence MIKFSMIFPGQNIQNIKMLQILYKNYPIMRNTFSEASYYLKYDLWKKISKRSFNNKKISQIEILVSSISIFRVWKKIITINPKIIVGHSLGQYSAYVCSKILKFSDAIKIVKYREKIMKSNPGFMYAIISKKKNINIILKKISTNKKIFIACINSNTQIVVTGKKKYIKNIYHICKKFKTKKIIKLPTKYISHCKSMKNIKKLLFKKCICIPFKKSKYQILDSSELKFIQNPIQSKNFLINQLCKTIQWNKTINLIISKKIKYFLEVGTSNFLNNFFIKKKKYIPLSIKKYLI, from the coding sequence ATGATAAAATTTTCTATGATTTTTCCTGGGCAAAATATTCAAAATATTAAAATGCTTCAAATATTATATAAAAATTATCCAATAATGAGAAATACATTTAGTGAAGCATCTTATTATTTAAAATATGATTTATGGAAAAAAATTTCAAAAAGATCTTTTAACAATAAAAAAATTTCTCAAATCGAAATACTAGTTAGCTCTATTTCAATATTTAGAGTATGGAAAAAAATAATTACAATTAATCCAAAAATAATAGTTGGACATAGTTTAGGGCAATATTCTGCATATGTATGTAGTAAAATATTAAAATTTTCAGATGCAATAAAAATTGTTAAATATAGAGAAAAAATTATGAAATCCAATCCAGGTTTCATGTATGCAATTATTTCAAAAAAAAAAAATATTAATATAATTTTAAAAAAGATTTCTACAAATAAAAAAATTTTTATAGCTTGTATTAATTCCAATACACAAATTGTTGTAACTGGAAAAAAAAAATATATTAAAAATATATATCATATATGTAAAAAATTTAAAACAAAAAAAATTATTAAATTACCTACAAAATATATTTCTCATTGTAAATCTATGAAAAATATAAAAAAATTATTATTTAAAAAATGTATTTGTATTCCTTTTAAAAAATCGAAATATCAAATTTTAGATAGTTCAGAATTAAAATTTATTCAAAATCCAATTCAATCAAAAAATTTTTTAATAAATCAATTGTGTAAAACAATTCAATGGAATAAAACAATTAATTTAATTATTTCTAAAAAAATTAAATATTTTTTAGAAGTCGGAACTTCTAATTTTTTAAATAACTTTTTTATCAAAAAAAAAAAATATATTCCTTTATCAATAAAAAAATATTTAATATAA